A genomic region of Denticeps clupeoides chromosome 17, fDenClu1.1, whole genome shotgun sequence contains the following coding sequences:
- the nox5 gene encoding NADPH oxidase 5 isoform X1: MINMFNHLILGILYVFFPCICYCYYIVYIFNANCVYGYKHTNRRTMSLDEDARWLEWVTKQFESIAGDDKEIDLDEFKTALKVKESFFAERFFALFDSDGSSSISLDELLKALDLLIHGNETDKLHFLFQVYDVDGSGSIDPDELRTVLKSCLRESAISLPEEKLDDLTLALFESADKDNSGSITFEELKAELENFPEVMENLTISAANWLKPPGIEQNKRHTPRYLTRAYWQNNSRKLLFLCAYASLNLLLFVVALLQNASGGVWYMLARGCGQCLNLNCTFIMILMLRRCLTWLRATWVVRILPLDQNILLHQIVGYAILIFTLVHTAAHVMNFFCIAQSSSKFLLWEYVFTTRPGIGWVKGTASITGVVLQVIICLMVVCSSTFVRRSGHFEVFYWTHLSYIWVWILLIIHCANFWKWFVVPGMIFLLEKIVGIAVSRMGGLYIVEVNLLPSKVTHLVIKRPPFFHFKPGDYVYINIPAIAKYEWHPFTISSAPEQQDTMWLHIRSMGQWTNRLFEYFRQPECQTVSTKRLTTSLRNRQHQKKAQEERFKKSMNCNGTVASNKDDAIELTLYRMNGSHTRPHEDLVVQAEQGDSPPLREISAKLSENHRYCNIKCYVDGPYGTPTRQIFASEHAVLIGAGIGITPFASILQSIMYRYRMRKQNCPNCNYSWCENIKDNEMKLRKVSLLSRNQQDSLNHDIMWMFQVDFIWINRDQKSFEWFVSLLTKLEMDQADEEPEGRFLEMHMYMTSALSKNDMKAIGLQMALDLLAKKEKRDSITGLRTRTQPGRPDWSKVFQKVAEEKKGKVHVFYCGSPALAKLIKAQCEHFSFKFYKENF, from the exons atgattaatatgtttaatcatttaattCTAGGTatcttgtatgttttttttccttgcatctgttactgttattatattgtatatatatttaatgcaaACTGTGTATATGGGTATAAACATACCAATCGCAGAACCATGAGCCTAGATGAAGATGCTCGGTGGCTGGAGTGGGTCACAAAACAATTTGAGAGCATTGCAGGGGATGACAAGGAGATTGATCTAGATGAGTTCAAAACAGCTCTTAAAGTTAAAGAA TCTTTCTTTGCAGAGAGGTTTTTTGCCCTGTTTGACTCAGATGGCAGCAGTTCCATCAGTCTGGATGAACTTCTGAAAGCCCTGGATCTTCTCATCCATGGAAATGAAACAGATAAATTACACTTTCTTTTCCAAGTCTATGATGTTGATG GTAGCGGCTCTATTGACCCCGACGAGCTGCGCACTGTGCTCAAGTCATGCCTCAGAGAAAGTGCCATTTCTCTTCCAGAGGAGAAACTGGATGACTTGACCCTTGCTCTTTTTGAATCTGCTGACAAGGACAACAGTGGCTCCATCACTTTTGAGGAGTTAAAGGCTGAGCTTGAGAACTTTCCAGAGGTCATGGAGAACCTTACCATTAG CGCAGCCAATTGGCTCAAGCCACCTGGCATTGAGCAGAATAAGAGGCACACCCCCCGCTACCTGACAAGAGCCTACTGGCAAAACAACAGCCGTAAGCTTCTCTTCCTGTGTGCCTACGCTAGTCTCAACCTGCTTCTCTTCGTGGTGGCCCTGCTCCAGAACGCCTCTGGTGGGGTCTGGTACATGTTGGCCAGGGGCTGTGGACAGTGTCTCAACCTCAACTGCACCTTCATCATG ATACTGATGCTGCGCCGCTGCCTCACATGGCTCCGAGCCACCTGGGTTGTGCGAATCTTGCCTCTGGaccagaacattctgctgcatCAAATTGTGGGCTATGCCATCCTAATTTTTACCCTGGTGCACACTGCAGCCCATGTCATGAATTTTT tttgCATTGCTCAGAGTAGTAGCAAGTTCCTTCTGTGGGAGTATGTCTTCACCACTCGCCCTGGCATTGGCTGGGTGAAAGGGACTGCTTCTATCACTGGGGTCGTGCTGCAGGTCATCATATGTCTGATGGTGGTGTGCTCCAGCACTTTTGTGCGCCGTAGTGGGCATTTTGAG GTGTTCTACTGGACCCACCTTTCCTACATTTGGGTATGGATCCTGCTGATAATTCATTGTGCCAACTTCTGGAAGTGGTTTGTTGTACCAGGCATGATCTTCTTGTTGGAGAAGATTGTGGGCATTGCAGTGTCGCGCATGGGTGGACTCTACATTGTTGAGGTCAACTTGCTTCCATCCAAG GTAACTCACCTTGTGATTAAGCGACCtccattttttcatttcaaacctGGTGACTATGTCTACATCAACATACCAGCCATTGCTAAGTATGAGTGGCACCCATTCACCATTAGCAGTGCCCCAGAACAGCAAG acaCTATGTGGCTCCATATCCGTTCCATGGGTCAGTGGACAAATCGACTCTTTGAGTACTTCAGACAACCAGAATGTCAGACCGTGAGTACAAAGAGGCTTACTACCAGTTTGAGAAACAGACAACATCAAAAGAAAGCACAg GAGGAACGCTTTAAAAAGTCCATGAACTGCAATGGCACGGTGGCATCTAACAAGGATGATGCCATCGAGCTGACACTGTATCGAATGAATGGTTCCCACACCAGACCTCACGAGGATTTGGTGGTCCAGGCAGAGCAAGGAGATTCCCCACCACTGAGAGAG ATCTCAGCGAAACTAAGTGAGAACCATAGATACTGTAACATTAAG tgttatGTAGATGGGCCCTATGGGACACCTACCAGACAGATTTTTGCCTCTGAACATGCTGTCTTAATAGGTGCTGGCATTGGGATCACACCCTTTGCGTCTATCCTACAGAGCATTATGTATAG GTATCGAATGAGGAAGCAAAACTGCCCTAATTGCAATTATTCCTGGTGTGAGAACATTAAGGACAATGAAATGAAGCTTAGAAAGGTGAGTCTACTGAGCAGAAATCAGCAGGATTCTCTAAATCATGACATCATGTGGATGTTTCAGGTGGATTTTATATGGATCAACCGCGACCAGAAGTCTTTTGAGTGGTTTGTGAGTCTTTTGACCAAGCTAGAGATGGACCAGGCTGATGAGGAACCAGAGG GTCGCTTTCTAGAAATGCATATGTATATGACTTCAGCGCTCAGCAAGAATGACATGAAGGCTATTGGACTGCAGATGGCTTTGGACCTACTTGCaaaaaaggagaagagagaTTCCATCACTGGCCTGCGCACACGCACTCAACCTGGCAGACCCGACTGGAGCAAG GTTTTTCAGAAAGTGGCTGAAGAAAAGAAAGGGAAGGTCCATGTATTTTACTGTGGCTCACCAGCACTGGCAAAGCTCATCAAGGCCCAATGTGAGCATTTTAGTTTCAAATTTTACAAAGAGAACTTCTGA
- the nox5 gene encoding NADPH oxidase 5 isoform X3 — translation MINMFNHLILGILYVFFPCICYCYYIVYIFNANCVYGYKHTNRRTMSLDEDARWLEWVTKQFESIAGDDKEIDLDEFKTALKVKESFFAERFFALFDSDGSSSISLDELLKALDLLIHGNETDKLHFLFQVYDVDGSGSIDPDELRTVLKSCLRESAISLPEEKLDDLTLALFESADKDNSGSITFEELKAELENFPEVMENLTISLNLLLFVVALLQNASGGVWYMLARGCGQCLNLNCTFIMILMLRRCLTWLRATWVVRILPLDQNILLHQIVGYAILIFTLVHTAAHVMNFFCIAQSSSKFLLWEYVFTTRPGIGWVKGTASITGVVLQVIICLMVVCSSTFVRRSGHFEVFYWTHLSYIWVWILLIIHCANFWKWFVVPGMIFLLEKIVGIAVSRMGGLYIVEVNLLPSKVTHLVIKRPPFFHFKPGDYVYINIPAIAKYEWHPFTISSAPEQQDTMWLHIRSMGQWTNRLFEYFRQPECQTVSTKRLTTSLRNRQHQKKAQEERFKKSMNCNGTVASNKDDAIELTLYRMNGSHTRPHEDLVVQAEQGDSPPLREISAKLSENHRYCNIKCYVDGPYGTPTRQIFASEHAVLIGAGIGITPFASILQSIMYRYRMRKQNCPNCNYSWCENIKDNEMKLRKVSLLSRNQQDSLNHDIMWMFQVDFIWINRDQKSFEWFVSLLTKLEMDQADEEPEGRFLEMHMYMTSALSKNDMKAIGLQMALDLLAKKEKRDSITGLRTRTQPGRPDWSKVFQKVAEEKKGKVHVFYCGSPALAKLIKAQCEHFSFKFYKENF, via the exons atgattaatatgtttaatcatttaattCTAGGTatcttgtatgttttttttccttgcatctgttactgttattatattgtatatatatttaatgcaaACTGTGTATATGGGTATAAACATACCAATCGCAGAACCATGAGCCTAGATGAAGATGCTCGGTGGCTGGAGTGGGTCACAAAACAATTTGAGAGCATTGCAGGGGATGACAAGGAGATTGATCTAGATGAGTTCAAAACAGCTCTTAAAGTTAAAGAA TCTTTCTTTGCAGAGAGGTTTTTTGCCCTGTTTGACTCAGATGGCAGCAGTTCCATCAGTCTGGATGAACTTCTGAAAGCCCTGGATCTTCTCATCCATGGAAATGAAACAGATAAATTACACTTTCTTTTCCAAGTCTATGATGTTGATG GTAGCGGCTCTATTGACCCCGACGAGCTGCGCACTGTGCTCAAGTCATGCCTCAGAGAAAGTGCCATTTCTCTTCCAGAGGAGAAACTGGATGACTTGACCCTTGCTCTTTTTGAATCTGCTGACAAGGACAACAGTGGCTCCATCACTTTTGAGGAGTTAAAGGCTGAGCTTGAGAACTTTCCAGAGGTCATGGAGAACCTTACCATTAG TCTCAACCTGCTTCTCTTCGTGGTGGCCCTGCTCCAGAACGCCTCTGGTGGGGTCTGGTACATGTTGGCCAGGGGCTGTGGACAGTGTCTCAACCTCAACTGCACCTTCATCATG ATACTGATGCTGCGCCGCTGCCTCACATGGCTCCGAGCCACCTGGGTTGTGCGAATCTTGCCTCTGGaccagaacattctgctgcatCAAATTGTGGGCTATGCCATCCTAATTTTTACCCTGGTGCACACTGCAGCCCATGTCATGAATTTTT tttgCATTGCTCAGAGTAGTAGCAAGTTCCTTCTGTGGGAGTATGTCTTCACCACTCGCCCTGGCATTGGCTGGGTGAAAGGGACTGCTTCTATCACTGGGGTCGTGCTGCAGGTCATCATATGTCTGATGGTGGTGTGCTCCAGCACTTTTGTGCGCCGTAGTGGGCATTTTGAG GTGTTCTACTGGACCCACCTTTCCTACATTTGGGTATGGATCCTGCTGATAATTCATTGTGCCAACTTCTGGAAGTGGTTTGTTGTACCAGGCATGATCTTCTTGTTGGAGAAGATTGTGGGCATTGCAGTGTCGCGCATGGGTGGACTCTACATTGTTGAGGTCAACTTGCTTCCATCCAAG GTAACTCACCTTGTGATTAAGCGACCtccattttttcatttcaaacctGGTGACTATGTCTACATCAACATACCAGCCATTGCTAAGTATGAGTGGCACCCATTCACCATTAGCAGTGCCCCAGAACAGCAAG acaCTATGTGGCTCCATATCCGTTCCATGGGTCAGTGGACAAATCGACTCTTTGAGTACTTCAGACAACCAGAATGTCAGACCGTGAGTACAAAGAGGCTTACTACCAGTTTGAGAAACAGACAACATCAAAAGAAAGCACAg GAGGAACGCTTTAAAAAGTCCATGAACTGCAATGGCACGGTGGCATCTAACAAGGATGATGCCATCGAGCTGACACTGTATCGAATGAATGGTTCCCACACCAGACCTCACGAGGATTTGGTGGTCCAGGCAGAGCAAGGAGATTCCCCACCACTGAGAGAG ATCTCAGCGAAACTAAGTGAGAACCATAGATACTGTAACATTAAG tgttatGTAGATGGGCCCTATGGGACACCTACCAGACAGATTTTTGCCTCTGAACATGCTGTCTTAATAGGTGCTGGCATTGGGATCACACCCTTTGCGTCTATCCTACAGAGCATTATGTATAG GTATCGAATGAGGAAGCAAAACTGCCCTAATTGCAATTATTCCTGGTGTGAGAACATTAAGGACAATGAAATGAAGCTTAGAAAGGTGAGTCTACTGAGCAGAAATCAGCAGGATTCTCTAAATCATGACATCATGTGGATGTTTCAGGTGGATTTTATATGGATCAACCGCGACCAGAAGTCTTTTGAGTGGTTTGTGAGTCTTTTGACCAAGCTAGAGATGGACCAGGCTGATGAGGAACCAGAGG GTCGCTTTCTAGAAATGCATATGTATATGACTTCAGCGCTCAGCAAGAATGACATGAAGGCTATTGGACTGCAGATGGCTTTGGACCTACTTGCaaaaaaggagaagagagaTTCCATCACTGGCCTGCGCACACGCACTCAACCTGGCAGACCCGACTGGAGCAAG GTTTTTCAGAAAGTGGCTGAAGAAAAGAAAGGGAAGGTCCATGTATTTTACTGTGGCTCACCAGCACTGGCAAAGCTCATCAAGGCCCAATGTGAGCATTTTAGTTTCAAATTTTACAAAGAGAACTTCTGA
- the nox5 gene encoding NADPH oxidase 5 isoform X2, translated as MINMFNHLILGILYVFFPCICYCYYIVYIFNANCVYGYKHTNRRTMSLDEDARWLEWVTKQFESIAGDDKEIDLDEFKTALKVKESFFAERFFALFDSDGSSSISLDELLKALDLLIHGNETDKLHFLFQVYDVDGSGSIDPDELRTVLKSCLRESAISLPEEKLDDLTLALFESADKDNSGSITFEELKAELENFPEVMENLTISAANWLKPPGIEQNKRHTPRYLTRAYWQNNSRKLLFLCAYASLNLLLFVVALLQNASGGVWYMLARGCGQCLNLNCTFIMILMLRRCLTWLRATWVVRILPLDQNILLHQIVGYAILIFTLVHTAAHVMNFFCIAQSSSKFLLWEYVFTTRPGIGWVKGTASITGVVLQVIICLMVVCSSTFVRRSGHFEVFYWTHLSYIWVWILLIIHCANFWKWFVVPGMIFLLEKIVGIAVSRMGGLYIVEVNLLPSKVTHLVIKRPPFFHFKPGDYVYINIPAIAKYEWHPFTISSAPEQQDTMWLHIRSMGQWTNRLFEYFRQPECQTVSTKRLTTSLRNRQHQKKAQEERFKKSMNCNGTVASNKDDAIELTLYRMNGSHTRPHEDLVVQAEQGDSPPLREISAKLSENHRYCNIKCYVDGPYGTPTRQIFASEHAVLIGAGIGITPFASILQSIMYRYRMRKQNCPNCNYSWCENIKDNEMKLRKVDFIWINRDQKSFEWFVSLLTKLEMDQADEEPEGRFLEMHMYMTSALSKNDMKAIGLQMALDLLAKKEKRDSITGLRTRTQPGRPDWSKVFQKVAEEKKGKVHVFYCGSPALAKLIKAQCEHFSFKFYKENF; from the exons atgattaatatgtttaatcatttaattCTAGGTatcttgtatgttttttttccttgcatctgttactgttattatattgtatatatatttaatgcaaACTGTGTATATGGGTATAAACATACCAATCGCAGAACCATGAGCCTAGATGAAGATGCTCGGTGGCTGGAGTGGGTCACAAAACAATTTGAGAGCATTGCAGGGGATGACAAGGAGATTGATCTAGATGAGTTCAAAACAGCTCTTAAAGTTAAAGAA TCTTTCTTTGCAGAGAGGTTTTTTGCCCTGTTTGACTCAGATGGCAGCAGTTCCATCAGTCTGGATGAACTTCTGAAAGCCCTGGATCTTCTCATCCATGGAAATGAAACAGATAAATTACACTTTCTTTTCCAAGTCTATGATGTTGATG GTAGCGGCTCTATTGACCCCGACGAGCTGCGCACTGTGCTCAAGTCATGCCTCAGAGAAAGTGCCATTTCTCTTCCAGAGGAGAAACTGGATGACTTGACCCTTGCTCTTTTTGAATCTGCTGACAAGGACAACAGTGGCTCCATCACTTTTGAGGAGTTAAAGGCTGAGCTTGAGAACTTTCCAGAGGTCATGGAGAACCTTACCATTAG CGCAGCCAATTGGCTCAAGCCACCTGGCATTGAGCAGAATAAGAGGCACACCCCCCGCTACCTGACAAGAGCCTACTGGCAAAACAACAGCCGTAAGCTTCTCTTCCTGTGTGCCTACGCTAGTCTCAACCTGCTTCTCTTCGTGGTGGCCCTGCTCCAGAACGCCTCTGGTGGGGTCTGGTACATGTTGGCCAGGGGCTGTGGACAGTGTCTCAACCTCAACTGCACCTTCATCATG ATACTGATGCTGCGCCGCTGCCTCACATGGCTCCGAGCCACCTGGGTTGTGCGAATCTTGCCTCTGGaccagaacattctgctgcatCAAATTGTGGGCTATGCCATCCTAATTTTTACCCTGGTGCACACTGCAGCCCATGTCATGAATTTTT tttgCATTGCTCAGAGTAGTAGCAAGTTCCTTCTGTGGGAGTATGTCTTCACCACTCGCCCTGGCATTGGCTGGGTGAAAGGGACTGCTTCTATCACTGGGGTCGTGCTGCAGGTCATCATATGTCTGATGGTGGTGTGCTCCAGCACTTTTGTGCGCCGTAGTGGGCATTTTGAG GTGTTCTACTGGACCCACCTTTCCTACATTTGGGTATGGATCCTGCTGATAATTCATTGTGCCAACTTCTGGAAGTGGTTTGTTGTACCAGGCATGATCTTCTTGTTGGAGAAGATTGTGGGCATTGCAGTGTCGCGCATGGGTGGACTCTACATTGTTGAGGTCAACTTGCTTCCATCCAAG GTAACTCACCTTGTGATTAAGCGACCtccattttttcatttcaaacctGGTGACTATGTCTACATCAACATACCAGCCATTGCTAAGTATGAGTGGCACCCATTCACCATTAGCAGTGCCCCAGAACAGCAAG acaCTATGTGGCTCCATATCCGTTCCATGGGTCAGTGGACAAATCGACTCTTTGAGTACTTCAGACAACCAGAATGTCAGACCGTGAGTACAAAGAGGCTTACTACCAGTTTGAGAAACAGACAACATCAAAAGAAAGCACAg GAGGAACGCTTTAAAAAGTCCATGAACTGCAATGGCACGGTGGCATCTAACAAGGATGATGCCATCGAGCTGACACTGTATCGAATGAATGGTTCCCACACCAGACCTCACGAGGATTTGGTGGTCCAGGCAGAGCAAGGAGATTCCCCACCACTGAGAGAG ATCTCAGCGAAACTAAGTGAGAACCATAGATACTGTAACATTAAG tgttatGTAGATGGGCCCTATGGGACACCTACCAGACAGATTTTTGCCTCTGAACATGCTGTCTTAATAGGTGCTGGCATTGGGATCACACCCTTTGCGTCTATCCTACAGAGCATTATGTATAG GTATCGAATGAGGAAGCAAAACTGCCCTAATTGCAATTATTCCTGGTGTGAGAACATTAAGGACAATGAAATGAAGCTTAGAAAG GTGGATTTTATATGGATCAACCGCGACCAGAAGTCTTTTGAGTGGTTTGTGAGTCTTTTGACCAAGCTAGAGATGGACCAGGCTGATGAGGAACCAGAGG GTCGCTTTCTAGAAATGCATATGTATATGACTTCAGCGCTCAGCAAGAATGACATGAAGGCTATTGGACTGCAGATGGCTTTGGACCTACTTGCaaaaaaggagaagagagaTTCCATCACTGGCCTGCGCACACGCACTCAACCTGGCAGACCCGACTGGAGCAAG GTTTTTCAGAAAGTGGCTGAAGAAAAGAAAGGGAAGGTCCATGTATTTTACTGTGGCTCACCAGCACTGGCAAAGCTCATCAAGGCCCAATGTGAGCATTTTAGTTTCAAATTTTACAAAGAGAACTTCTGA
- the anp32a gene encoding acidic leucine-rich nuclear phosphoprotein 32 family member A, which translates to MDMKKRIHLELRNRTPSDVKELVLDNCRSNEGKIEGLTDEFEELEFLSTINVGLTSVANLPKLNKLKKLELSDNRISGGLEVLSERCPNLTHLNLSGNKIKDLSTIEPLKKLENLKSLDLFNCEVTNLNDYRENVFKLLPQLTYLDGYDKEDKEAPDSDAEAYVEGLDDDDEDEEDGADEEEYDEDAAPGDEEDDDEEVEEEEDEEEGGEEEEEDLSGEEEEEELNEGEEDEYEEERGQKRKRDPEDDGDEDEEDDEED; encoded by the exons ATGGATATGAAGAAAAGAATCCATCTAGAGCTGCGGAACCGAACTCCGTCGGAC GTTAAAGAGCTCGTTCTGGATAACTGTCGGTCGAATGAAGGGAAAATTGAGGGCCTCACAGATGAATTTGAAGAACTGGAATTTTTAAGCACAATTAACGTTGGCTTAACATCAGTTGCAAACTTGCCCAAGTTAAACAAGCTTAAgaag CTTGAACTGAGTGACAACCGAATCTCAGGAGGACTGGAAGTTCTTTCAGAGAGATGTCCAAATCTTACACACCTCAACCTCAGTGGCAACAAAATCAAGGACCTCAGCACCATAGAACCTCTG aaaaaattggAAAACCTGAAGAGTTTAGACTTGTTCAACTGTGAGGTGACAAACCTGAATGACTACCGGGAGAACGTGTTTAAGTTGCTGCCTCAGTTGACGTACCTTGATGGCTATGACAAAGAGGACAAAGAAGCACCGGACTCTGATGCAGAAGCTTATGTGGAAGGcctagatgatgatgatgaagatgaggaagatg GAGCTGATGAGGAGGAATATGATGAAGATGCTGCCCCTGgggatgaagaagatgatgatgaagaggtagaggaagaggaggatgaggaagaaggtggagaagaagaggaggaggatttaAGTGGAGAG gaggaagaggaagaactaAATGAAGGCGAGGAAGATGAATATG AGGAGGAACGAGGGCAGAAGAGGAAAAGAGACCCagaagatgatggtgatgaggatgaagaggacGATGAGGAGGATTAG
- the nox5 gene encoding NADPH oxidase 5 isoform X4, with amino-acid sequence MSLDEDARWLEWVTKQFESIAGDDKEIDLDEFKTALKVKESFFAERFFALFDSDGSSSISLDELLKALDLLIHGNETDKLHFLFQVYDVDGSGSIDPDELRTVLKSCLRESAISLPEEKLDDLTLALFESADKDNSGSITFEELKAELENFPEVMENLTISAANWLKPPGIEQNKRHTPRYLTRAYWQNNSRKLLFLCAYASLNLLLFVVALLQNASGGVWYMLARGCGQCLNLNCTFIMILMLRRCLTWLRATWVVRILPLDQNILLHQIVGYAILIFTLVHTAAHVMNFFCIAQSSSKFLLWEYVFTTRPGIGWVKGTASITGVVLQVIICLMVVCSSTFVRRSGHFEVFYWTHLSYIWVWILLIIHCANFWKWFVVPGMIFLLEKIVGIAVSRMGGLYIVEVNLLPSKVTHLVIKRPPFFHFKPGDYVYINIPAIAKYEWHPFTISSAPEQQDTMWLHIRSMGQWTNRLFEYFRQPECQTVSTKRLTTSLRNRQHQKKAQEERFKKSMNCNGTVASNKDDAIELTLYRMNGSHTRPHEDLVVQAEQGDSPPLREISAKLSENHRYCNIKCYVDGPYGTPTRQIFASEHAVLIGAGIGITPFASILQSIMYRYRMRKQNCPNCNYSWCENIKDNEMKLRKVSLLSRNQQDSLNHDIMWMFQVDFIWINRDQKSFEWFVSLLTKLEMDQADEEPEGRFLEMHMYMTSALSKNDMKAIGLQMALDLLAKKEKRDSITGLRTRTQPGRPDWSKVFQKVAEEKKGKVHVFYCGSPALAKLIKAQCEHFSFKFYKENF; translated from the exons ATGAGCCTAGATGAAGATGCTCGGTGGCTGGAGTGGGTCACAAAACAATTTGAGAGCATTGCAGGGGATGACAAGGAGATTGATCTAGATGAGTTCAAAACAGCTCTTAAAGTTAAAGAA TCTTTCTTTGCAGAGAGGTTTTTTGCCCTGTTTGACTCAGATGGCAGCAGTTCCATCAGTCTGGATGAACTTCTGAAAGCCCTGGATCTTCTCATCCATGGAAATGAAACAGATAAATTACACTTTCTTTTCCAAGTCTATGATGTTGATG GTAGCGGCTCTATTGACCCCGACGAGCTGCGCACTGTGCTCAAGTCATGCCTCAGAGAAAGTGCCATTTCTCTTCCAGAGGAGAAACTGGATGACTTGACCCTTGCTCTTTTTGAATCTGCTGACAAGGACAACAGTGGCTCCATCACTTTTGAGGAGTTAAAGGCTGAGCTTGAGAACTTTCCAGAGGTCATGGAGAACCTTACCATTAG CGCAGCCAATTGGCTCAAGCCACCTGGCATTGAGCAGAATAAGAGGCACACCCCCCGCTACCTGACAAGAGCCTACTGGCAAAACAACAGCCGTAAGCTTCTCTTCCTGTGTGCCTACGCTAGTCTCAACCTGCTTCTCTTCGTGGTGGCCCTGCTCCAGAACGCCTCTGGTGGGGTCTGGTACATGTTGGCCAGGGGCTGTGGACAGTGTCTCAACCTCAACTGCACCTTCATCATG ATACTGATGCTGCGCCGCTGCCTCACATGGCTCCGAGCCACCTGGGTTGTGCGAATCTTGCCTCTGGaccagaacattctgctgcatCAAATTGTGGGCTATGCCATCCTAATTTTTACCCTGGTGCACACTGCAGCCCATGTCATGAATTTTT tttgCATTGCTCAGAGTAGTAGCAAGTTCCTTCTGTGGGAGTATGTCTTCACCACTCGCCCTGGCATTGGCTGGGTGAAAGGGACTGCTTCTATCACTGGGGTCGTGCTGCAGGTCATCATATGTCTGATGGTGGTGTGCTCCAGCACTTTTGTGCGCCGTAGTGGGCATTTTGAG GTGTTCTACTGGACCCACCTTTCCTACATTTGGGTATGGATCCTGCTGATAATTCATTGTGCCAACTTCTGGAAGTGGTTTGTTGTACCAGGCATGATCTTCTTGTTGGAGAAGATTGTGGGCATTGCAGTGTCGCGCATGGGTGGACTCTACATTGTTGAGGTCAACTTGCTTCCATCCAAG GTAACTCACCTTGTGATTAAGCGACCtccattttttcatttcaaacctGGTGACTATGTCTACATCAACATACCAGCCATTGCTAAGTATGAGTGGCACCCATTCACCATTAGCAGTGCCCCAGAACAGCAAG acaCTATGTGGCTCCATATCCGTTCCATGGGTCAGTGGACAAATCGACTCTTTGAGTACTTCAGACAACCAGAATGTCAGACCGTGAGTACAAAGAGGCTTACTACCAGTTTGAGAAACAGACAACATCAAAAGAAAGCACAg GAGGAACGCTTTAAAAAGTCCATGAACTGCAATGGCACGGTGGCATCTAACAAGGATGATGCCATCGAGCTGACACTGTATCGAATGAATGGTTCCCACACCAGACCTCACGAGGATTTGGTGGTCCAGGCAGAGCAAGGAGATTCCCCACCACTGAGAGAG ATCTCAGCGAAACTAAGTGAGAACCATAGATACTGTAACATTAAG tgttatGTAGATGGGCCCTATGGGACACCTACCAGACAGATTTTTGCCTCTGAACATGCTGTCTTAATAGGTGCTGGCATTGGGATCACACCCTTTGCGTCTATCCTACAGAGCATTATGTATAG GTATCGAATGAGGAAGCAAAACTGCCCTAATTGCAATTATTCCTGGTGTGAGAACATTAAGGACAATGAAATGAAGCTTAGAAAGGTGAGTCTACTGAGCAGAAATCAGCAGGATTCTCTAAATCATGACATCATGTGGATGTTTCAGGTGGATTTTATATGGATCAACCGCGACCAGAAGTCTTTTGAGTGGTTTGTGAGTCTTTTGACCAAGCTAGAGATGGACCAGGCTGATGAGGAACCAGAGG GTCGCTTTCTAGAAATGCATATGTATATGACTTCAGCGCTCAGCAAGAATGACATGAAGGCTATTGGACTGCAGATGGCTTTGGACCTACTTGCaaaaaaggagaagagagaTTCCATCACTGGCCTGCGCACACGCACTCAACCTGGCAGACCCGACTGGAGCAAG GTTTTTCAGAAAGTGGCTGAAGAAAAGAAAGGGAAGGTCCATGTATTTTACTGTGGCTCACCAGCACTGGCAAAGCTCATCAAGGCCCAATGTGAGCATTTTAGTTTCAAATTTTACAAAGAGAACTTCTGA